CAATTTCTTCAACCCACTCTGCATGCTCTAAACTTATTAATGGTCCTAAATCAGTTTTTTCATCTAATGGATTACCTACATTGAGTTTTTTAGCCTTATTTACAAACATCTCTATAAATTTGTCAGATATACTTTCATCAACTATAATCATTCCGACTGAAATACATACTTGTCCAGCGTAGATAAAACTTCCTTTTATTAATGAATTTACAGCCTTTTTTAAATCAGCATCCTTTAAAACAATATTTGGATTAACTCCTCCTAACTCTAATGCAATCTTTTTAAAACCTGCCTTTTTAGTTATTAATTCTCCAACTTTAACACTTCCAGTAAATGATATCATATTAACCTTTTCATTAACAACTATTTCATCTCCAACAATCTCTCCATTACCAGTAAGTAAATTATAAACCCCTAAGGGAACATTATACTTTTTTAAAGCGTTTTCTATTATTTTGGCTAACTCTATACAAACAAGAGGGGCTTTTGATGATGGATGATGAACAATAACATTTCCTGTGGCAATTGCTGGAGCTATCTTATGTGCTGATAAATTTAAAGGAAAGTTAAATGGAGTTATCGCTCCAACTATACCAACAGGTTCTCTGAGAGTAAAAATTAACTTATCATCTGAAGGAATTACTTCATTTCTAAACTCCTTAACATAAAAAGCCGCTGATTTAAAGGTTCCTATACTTCTCTCAACCTCAACTCTTGCCTGTTTTATTGGCTTTCCTGCATCAATTGCCAATATTTTAGATAGTTCTTCTTTTTTTTCTTTAATTTGTTTAGCAATGTTCATTAAAATGTTGTATCTCTTAGCAATGGAAAGATTTTTCATGACATCCTTATATTTTTCAGCATTATCTATAGTTTCTTTAACTTCTTCTCTACTCAATGCAGGTATCTTTTTAATAACTTCTAAGGTGTAGGGATTTATAACTTCTAAATCCTCTCTATCTATCCACTTTCCATCTATAAACATAAATTTTCACCACTAAGGGTTTAACTAAATCTATTTATATAATAACTGATACTTAAAATTATGTGATTAATTAAAAATTGATGTGGGGGAATTGCAATGGATTATATAAACTTAGAATATGTTCCTACAGAGGATGATTTGTTATCTTGTATGATAATTAAAGGAGATAACCTAAAAAAATTAGCAAATGAAATTGCTGGAGAAAGTTCTATTGGGACTTGGACTAAAGTTCAAACAATGAAAAGCGAAATTTATGAAAAATTAAAACCAAATGTATATGAAATTAAAGAATTAAAAGAAGAAAATGGTTATAAAGTTGGTTTAATAAAAATTGCATATCCATTGTATGATTTTGAAATAAACAACATGCCTGGTGTCTTAGCAGGAATCGCTGGAAATATATTTGGAATGAAAATTGTTAAGGGTTTAAGAATATTAGATTATAGATTTCCAAAGAAGTTTGTTAAAGAATATAAAGGGCCAAGGTATGGAATTGAAGGAGTTAGAGAAACTTTAAAGATTAAAGAAAGACCATTATTAGGAACTATAGTTAAGCCAAAGGTTGGTTTAAAGACAGAGGAACACGCTAAAGTAGCTTATGATGCATGGATTGGGGGAGTTGATCTCGTTAAAGATGATGAAAATTTAACCTCTCAGGAATTTAATAAGTTTGAAAATAGAGTTTATAAAACCTTAGAGATGAGAGATAAGGCAGAAGAAGAGACTGGAGAAAGGAAGGCATATATGCCAAATATAACTGCTCCATATAGAGAAATGATAAGAAGGGCTGAAATTTGTGAAGATGCTGGTAGTGAGTATGTTATGGTGGATGTGGTAGTTACTGGATTTTCAGCAGTTCAGTCATTTAGAGAGGAAGACTTTAACTTTATAATACACGGACATAGGGCAATGCATGCGGCAATTACAAGGAGTAAGGATTTTGGTATTTCAATGCTTGTATTGGCTAAAATATATAGATTGTTAGGAATTGATCAACTACATATAGGAACAGTTGTTGGGAAAATGGAGGGAGGGGAAAAGGAAGTTAAGGCAATAAGAGACGAAATAATTTATAATGAAGTTAAAAAAGATGATGAAAATATATTCTTTGATCAGGATTGGGTAAATATAAAACCAATGTTTCCAGTGTCTTCTGGTGGAGTTCATCCAAGATTAGTTCCTAAGATAGTTGAAATTTTAGGTAGAGATTTGATTATTCAGGCAGGGGGAGGAATTCACGGACATCCAGATGGAACAGTTGCAGGGGCTAAGGCAATGAGGGCGGCAATTGAGGCAGTAATGGAAAATAAACCATTGGAAGAGAAGGCTGAGGAGATTCCAGAACTAAAAAAAGCATTGGAATATTGGAAATAGAATATTTTAATATTTTTAAATTTTTTCAGTTTCTTTTTCTTTTGGTTTTATAGCTACAACTCCCAAAGCCTCTGGAACTCTTTTAACTTTTATAAAACCTACTTTTCTCAATCTATCCATTACTCCCTTTTGTAAATCTTTTCCTCTATATTTTTTTCCTGGATTGCCTACATAATGAAACAATCTACCTCCAGGTTTTAAAACTCTAAAAATTTCTTTGTAAAATTCTTCACTGTATAGATGTCCTGCTAAACTAAATCTTGGAGGGTCGTGAATAACTACATCAAACTCTTCATTATCAAAGGTCTTTATAACATCAAAGGCATCCCCTAATATTATCTTTATATCTCCTTTAAATAACTCCTCACTGTATGGATTAATTTTAGCCAACTCCAAAACATTTGGATTTTTTTCTATCGTTATAACCTTTGCTCCTCTTTTATATGCTTCAATTGCCGTATAACCCAAACCCATACAGGTGTCTAAAACCTTCTCTCCTTTTTTAACTTTTACAGAGTTGATTTTATTTAAAGTATCTTGATATGGATCAACTTCCTTAGTTCTGTGCATTCTTATTCCATTTATTTCAATTGTTGGAGGTATTGTAGGAACTAACTTATAATAGCCATTATTAGAAATTGCCGCTTTAAAGACATTTCCATCTTTTATAAAGTATATATGCCCTTCATCCTTAGCTATTTTCTTTAAAATTTCAAAACTAATATTTCCCTCAGGAAACTTAACTACTTCATTTTTTCTATCAATTATTATTTTTTCTTTTTTATCAGTTTTATTTAAGTCTAAATTTATAAAAAGTTCATCTTCTTTTGAGTTTAAAATTTCCTTAGCAATTTTTGATGTTAAATAATTCATAATCTTCACCAAAAAGTTGTTCTCATTATAATCATAAAATTTCAATTAAAATCAAATCGATAATTATATATTTATATAGTTTCATAATATTTATCATATATGTCAATGATTTATCATCATTTATAATCATGAAAAGTTTAGGGGATTTATATGGAACTAACTGTTATCCAAAGAGAGATTTTACAGGAACTTATAAATCTTTATAGAGAAAAAAATAGGCCAATTAAGGGAACTGAAATAGCTCTCAGATTAAATAGAAATCCAGGAACTATTAGAAACCAAATGCAGGCGTTAAGGGCATTAGATTTAGTTGATGGTGTTCCCGGACCAAAAGGGGGATATGTTCCTACAAGTAAAGCATATAGAGCATTAGGTTTGGGAGAAGAAGGAGAAATTATAGTTCCAATATACAAAGAAGGAAAAAAAGTTGAAGGAGTTAAAGTAATAAAAATTGAATTTGATACAGTTACCCATGAAAAATGTTGTTCCTCTAAGATATATATTGAAGGAGATACAAAGCATTTCAACATTGGAGACATTATAAGGGTTGGTCCTACATACCATAACAAAATAATAATAAATGGTAGAATTATAGGAAGAGACGATATTCATAGAATTTTATTAATTGATGTATTGGGAGTTTCAAGTATCCCAAATATTAGAGTTGGAGATGTGGGAATTAAGGAGGTTTATACTGTATCTCCTGAAAATACTTTAAGAGAGACAGCCAAGTTATTTGCAGAAAAAAACATTAGTGGAGCTCCTGTTGTAGATAATGATAGATTAGTAGGGATTATCAGTTTGCACGATATTGCTGAAAATATAGACAATGTAGATAAAAAAGTAGAGAAAGTTATGAACAGAAATGTTATAACAATAAATAAAGATGAAAAAATATATGACGCTTTGAAAATTATGAATAAAAATGATGTGGGCAGGTTGGTTATCGTAGACGAAAATAACAAAATCATTGGAATTATTACAAGGACAGATATATTGAAAATTATTAGTGGAAAATTTCCTGAAAATTTTTATAGTTAAATAAATATTATATAGGATTATCCTATATTTTATTAAAATGATTATAAAAAAATTACAAATTAGAGGGATTAATTATGAAATTCTTCTTGGATACGGCAAATGTGAAAGAAATTAAAAAGTATGCTGAGCTCGGTTTAGTTGATGGAGTTACAACAAATCCAACATTAGTATCCAAAGAAGGAAGAGATTTTTATGAAGTTATTAAAGAAATCTGTGAAATTGTTGATGGCCCTGTAAGTGCTGAGGTTATCTCAACAGATGCTGAGGGAATGGTTAAAGAAGCAAGAGAATTAGCAAAAATATCTGATAATATAGTTATAAAAATCCCAATGACAAAAGATGGAATGAAAGCAGTAAAAATATTATCAAATGAAGGAATAAAAACAAATGTAACCTTAGTTTTCTCACCATTGCAGGCATTATTAGCGGCTAAGGCAGGAGCAACCTATGTATCTCCATTCGTTGGAAGATTAGATGATATAGGACATGTAGGGATGAAATTAGTTGAAGATGTTGTAAAAATCTATAAAAATTATAATATTAAAACAGAAGTTATTGTTGCCTCAGTTAGACATCCATGGCATGTATTAGAAGCGGCAAAAATAGGGGCTGATATAGCAACAATTCCTCCATCAGTTATGGATAAACTATTTAACCACCCATTAACTGACATTGGATTAGAAAGATTCTTAAAAGATTGGGATAATTATTTAAAAAGTAGAAATGAATAGAAATTCAATTTTTCTTATTTTTTAATTTAATTATCAATATATTATATAGGTGGAAAATTATGAAATTGGAAGCAACTAAAAAATTGTTAATGATTCCTGGACCTACGATGGTACCTCCAGAGGTTTTAAATGCAATGGCAATGCCAGTAATTGGACATAGAACAAAAGAATATGGGATGTTATTAAAAGACACTATAGAAAAATTAAAAAAAGTGTTTATTACTGAAAATGACACATTTTTAATAACAGGTTCAGGAACTGCGGCAATGGATATGGCTATATCAAATATAATTAAAAAAGGAGATAAGATTTTAAATATTGTTACTGGAAACTTTGGAGAGAGATTTGCAAATATAGTTAAAGCATACAAAGGAGAGGCAATTAGGTTAGATGTAGAATGGGGAGATATGGCTGAGCCAGAAGCAGTTAAAGAGATTTTAGATAAATACGATGACATTAAAGCAGTTACAGTTGTGCATAATGAAACTTCAACAGGTGCAAGGAATCCAATAAAAGAGATTGGAAAGGTTGTTAAAGATTACGATGCTTTATACATCGTTGATACTATCTCATCATTAGGAGGAGATTATGTAAATGTTGATGAATTCCACATTGATATTTGTGTCACTGGATCACAAAAATGTTTAGCCGCTCCACCTGGAATGGCGGCAATAACTGTTAGTGAAAAGGCGTGGGAAGTTATCAAGAAAAATGAGGAAAAAGTTGGATTTTATTTAGATTTATTAGCATATAAAAAATACTATGAAGAAAAAAAACAAACTCCATATACACCATCTGTTAATTTAACCTATGCAATGAATGTTGCCTTAGATTTAGTTTTAGAGGAAGGGATTGAGAATAGAGTTAAAAGACATGAAAGATTGGCTAAGGCAACAAGAGATGGATTAGAAGCTATGGGAATAGAGTTATTTGCTAAAAAAAGAGCGAGATCAATTACAGTTACATCAGCAAAATATCCAGAAGGTATTGATGATAAGAAATTTAGAGAAATATTGAGTGAAAAATACAATATAGTAGTTGCAGGAGGACAGAAACACTTGGCTGGAAAGATATTTAGAATTGGACACATGGGAATCTGTGGTGAGAAAGAAATTTTAGGAACTTTAGCATGTGTAGAATTAGCTTTAAAAGAACTTGGATTTGAAGTTAAAGAGAGTGGAGTTGAAGTTGCTAAAGAGGTTTTATTAAAGAATTAATTTATAATTTCCTTTAAAATTTTTAAAAATTTTTTAATTTCTTCAAAAGTCCCTATTGATACTCTTACATAGTTATCTCCCAAACCATCAAATGATGAACAATCCCTAACAATAACTCCTCTTTTTAATAGTTCTTCACAAAACTCCTTAGATTTCATTGTTTTCAATTCAACCAATAAATAATTTGCCTCAGAAGGATAAACTTTGATGTCTTTAAATTTCTTTAAACCATTATATAGCATTTCCCTACTTTTAATTCCATCTTTTACACATCTTTCAAAGAATTCCCTATCTCTTAATGCTGTTATAGCACAAACTTGACTTAATCTTGTTAAACTAAATATTGGCTTAACCCTCATCATATAATTAATAATTTTTTTATTTCCTACACCATAACCAACTCTCATTCCAGCTAAACCAAAAACTTTTGAAAAAGTTCTTAAAACTATAACATTATCATATTCAGGGGCTTTTTGAGTCCAGTCATACTCTTTTTTGGCATACTCAATATATGCGTGGTCTATAACAACCAAAGCATCTGTCTCATTAATAATCTTCTCTATATCTCTATTATCTATTATATTTCCCGTTGGATTGTTTGGAGTGCATAAAAAAATAACCTTTGTTTTATCTGTTATATTATTGAGAACGCTATCTACATCCAATTTAAAGTCCTTCTCTTTATCATACTTTGCATATTTTATTTTAGCGTTGTGAATTGTTGCTGAAACTCTATATTGGGTAAATGTTGGAATTGGAATTATTACTTCATCTCCATCATCAACAAAAGTTCTAAATATCGTATCTATAATCTCATCAGCTCCATCACCACCAACAATAATATTATCTTTACCAACATTCAAAAATTTGCTTAACTCTTCCATTAAAATAGGATTAACTGGCTCTGGATATTGATGAATCTTAGGAATCTCTTTTAATATTTCTTCTTTTATTTTTGGTGATGCTCTCCAAGGGTTTTCATTAGAGCCAAGTTTTATAATATCTTCTGGTTTTATTCCATAATCTCTTGCTATTTCCTCCTTAGATTTTCCAGGAACATAGGGTTTTAAGTTTTTAACAACATCTCTCACTTTGTTTTCTATCATAATATATCACCTAAAATTTATAGCCAAAAATATTTTTAATCAGATATGGAATATCCATTTATTAATTTATTTTATAAAAATTAAAGAGGTGAGTATATTGAAAACCTTAAATATATTTATAAATACTTTGCTAATTTTTTTTATTTTAAGTTTAACCTATTCATTACCAACGGAGCCATTAATATTTGTAAATAAAAGTACAGTAGATTATCAAAATGCTAAAATTTTGTTAGATAATTTTTACTCTTCAAGAACTATAAATGTTAGTGGTAATAACATAACACTTAAAATTAAAGATATAGAGTATATTCCAGCAAAGAACACTCTTATAATAAAAGAGAATGATAGAGAGCTTATTATAAAATTTACAAAGAATAATAAGGAAATTAAATACAATGATATTACTTATAAGTATTATAATAATTTTGAAAAAGGCAAGGAAATAAATTTCTTTAATAAAAACTATATTGTAGAAAATGTATCTCCAAAATATATAACACTAAAAGAAAAAAATAGTGAAAAAGAAATAATTACAAATGGAAGTTTTGAGTATAACGGATATAAAATCATTTTAAAAATGGTATCTCTTAACTACAATACATTATATATTAATATATATAAAAATGGAACTTTATTAGAATCACCTAAGTTAGTTAAAGGAGTATGGTATTACTTAAAGAATGAAAATTTAGGAATATTATATAAAAATTATTCAAATAAAAAATATGTGTTTGATATAGTTAATATAATAAAAATTGAAAAAGATAAAGATTTTCCTTTAAATAATAGTTTTGTCGTAGAAGATATAGATTCTAACAAATTAGTCCTTAAATATAAGTATCCAAATAATTTATCTAAAAATATATGTATATTTAATTATAAAATAATTCCAGAAATGATTTATAAAAATTATGTTCTATTTAAAGTGATTAAAAGATACTGTAAAACTCTAAATATTAAAGATAAAGATATAGTTTATATTGGAGAAGGATTTTATACAATTAAAGTAAATGGTTCTACTCAATTATACTATAAAGGGCATAAAATTAAAAATAATGAAAAAGTTTATATTAATACATTAAGTATGCTTGATACAAATAATATTTTGAATATAAACAAAGATATAATACTTGTTGGAGGTCCAAAGGTAAATAAATTTGTTAAATATCTTGAAAGTAAATCTTTGTTATTAGTAAATATAACTAATAATTATCCAGGAAATAATATTGGAATAATTCAAAAAATAAAAAATCCTTATAACAAAAATTATAATATCTATATTTTAGCAGGTTCAAATAGATACGGTACAAAAGCGGCAATATTAGCATTCTTAACAAAATATAATGATGAAAGTATAATGAAAGTTAAATGGAATAATGGACATATAGAGGTTATTAGATGATAATATTATTTTTTTGGAGAGATATTTATGCATACAAGTAACAAAAATATATCTTATTTTTTAATTTTTGGTATTTTATTTATTTGGTGATAGAATGAACTCCTTAGATATGATTATTCTTATATTGATATATGCTCTATTACTTCCTTGGATAGTCAATTACATTATATTAAAAAATAGAAAAATAAATTTTATCCAATCACTTACATACATGGATAAGATTTTAGGTAACAAAGAAAAATTGATACTAATAATTGTTGAAGGAATTTTAGTGGGAATCATTATTTATGAATATATTTTAAATAAATTTATAGTTATTTTGATTGTTGGTGGTATTGTTATATTTATATCTGATTACATTCTCAAAAAACATATTTTAGTTAAAAAATTAATTAGTCAATGATTGTAATGGTGCAGGAATTCTACCTCCTCTTTTAATAAACTTCTCAGAAGAAAATTTACTAATTTTCATAATTGGAGCTTTTCCTAATAAGCCACCATAATCTACAATATCCCCTTCCTTTTTTCCTGGAACTGGAATTATTCTTACAGCAGTTGTTTTATTATTTATAACTCCAATAGCCATTTCATCTGCTATAATTGCTGAAATAGTTGATGTTGGTGTGTCTCCAGGAATTGCCACCATATCAATTCCAACTGAACAAACGCATGTCATAGCCTCTAACTTCTCTAAACTTAATGCTCCTACCTTAACAGCCTCAACCATTCCACTATCTTCACTCACTGGAATAAATGCTCCACTTAGCCCTCCTACATACGAAGCTGCCATAGATCCTCCTTTCTTAACAGCATCATTTAATAAAGCCAAAGCCGCCGTTGAACCATGAGTTCCACACTTCTCTAAACCCATTGCCTCCAATATGTTGGCTATACTATCTCCTCTTGCAGGAGTTGGGGCTAAGGATAAATCGACAACTCCAAATTTAACCCCCAATTCCTTAGAAACTTCCCTTCCAATTAACTCTCCAACTCTTGTAATTTTAAATGCCACTTTTTTAATTTCATTTGCCAATGTTCCAAAGTCGGCATCTGGAAGTTTTTCTACCACTGACCTAACAACTCCTGGACCAGAGACACCGACATTTATAACTAAATCTCCCTCTCCAACACCATGAAAAGCACCAGCCATAAATGGATTGTCCTCCGGAGCGTTGGCAAACACTACCAACTTAGCACAACCAATTCCATTTTTTGTTCTAAATGCTGTCTCTTTAATAATTTCTCCCATAATTTTTACAACATCCATATTAATTCCAGTTTTAGTTGAAGCAACATTTACTGAAGAGCAAACTCTTTTAGTTTTTTCCATCATAAATGGAATTGAATTGATTAATACAATATCTTCCTTAGTGGCATCTTTATGAACTAAGGAAGAATAGCCTCCTAAGAAATCTACTTTAACTTTCTTTGCCGCCTTGTCTAAGATTTCACCGACTTCTACACAGGCTTTTATTTTCTCCT
The sequence above is drawn from the Methanocaldococcus sp. genome and encodes:
- the fsa gene encoding fructose-6-phosphate aldolase — translated: MKFFLDTANVKEIKKYAELGLVDGVTTNPTLVSKEGRDFYEVIKEICEIVDGPVSAEVISTDAEGMVKEARELAKISDNIVIKIPMTKDGMKAVKILSNEGIKTNVTLVFSPLQALLAAKAGATYVSPFVGRLDDIGHVGMKLVEDVVKIYKNYNIKTEVIVASVRHPWHVLEAAKIGADIATIPPSVMDKLFNHPLTDIGLERFLKDWDNYLKSRNE
- a CDS encoding PFL family protein, whose product is MFRPEEIIETIKMIRMENLDVRTVTLGISLRDCVSKDLDELKENIYNKITTSAENLVEIANKVSEKYGIPIVNKRIAVTPISLIIGGAIKDLDNEEKIKACVEVGEILDKAAKKVKVDFLGGYSSLVHKDATKEDIVLINSIPFMMEKTKRVCSSVNVASTKTGINMDVVKIMGEIIKETAFRTKNGIGCAKLVVFANAPEDNPFMAGAFHGVGEGDLVINVGVSGPGVVRSVVEKLPDADFGTLANEIKKVAFKITRVGELIGREVSKELGVKFGVVDLSLAPTPARGDSIANILEAMGLEKCGTHGSTAALALLNDAVKKGGSMAASYVGGLSGAFIPVSEDSGMVEAVKVGALSLEKLEAMTCVCSVGIDMVAIPGDTPTSTISAIIADEMAIGVINNKTTAVRIIPVPGKKEGDIVDYGGLLGKAPIMKISKFSSEKFIKRGGRIPAPLQSLTN
- a CDS encoding CBS domain-containing protein; protein product: MELTVIQREILQELINLYREKNRPIKGTEIALRLNRNPGTIRNQMQALRALDLVDGVPGPKGGYVPTSKAYRALGLGEEGEIIVPIYKEGKKVEGVKVIKIEFDTVTHEKCCSSKIYIEGDTKHFNIGDIIRVGPTYHNKIIINGRIIGRDDIHRILLIDVLGVSSIPNIRVGDVGIKEVYTVSPENTLRETAKLFAEKNISGAPVVDNDRLVGIISLHDIAENIDNVDKKVEKVMNRNVITINKDEKIYDALKIMNKNDVGRLVIVDENNKIIGIITRTDILKIISGKFPENFYS
- a CDS encoding lactaldehyde dehydrogenase, which produces MFIDGKWIDREDLEVINPYTLEVIKKIPALSREEVKETIDNAEKYKDVMKNLSIAKRYNILMNIAKQIKEKKEELSKILAIDAGKPIKQARVEVERSIGTFKSAAFYVKEFRNEVIPSDDKLIFTLREPVGIVGAITPFNFPLNLSAHKIAPAIATGNVIVHHPSSKAPLVCIELAKIIENALKKYNVPLGVYNLLTGNGEIVGDEIVVNEKVNMISFTGSVKVGELITKKAGFKKIALELGGVNPNIVLKDADLKKAVNSLIKGSFIYAGQVCISVGMIIVDESISDKFIEMFVNKAKKLNVGNPLDEKTDLGPLISLEHAEWVEEIVKKSINEGGKLLLGGKREKAVFYPTILEVDKDNILCKTETFAPVIPIIRAKEEEMIDIANSTEYGLHSAVFTKNINKALYFAENLKFGGVIINDSSLFRQDNMPFGGIKKSGLGREGVKYAMEEMSDIKTVVISK
- the hisC gene encoding histidinol-phosphate transaminase, which gives rise to MMIENKVRDVVKNLKPYVPGKSKEEIARDYGIKPEDIIKLGSNENPWRASPKIKEEILKEIPKIHQYPEPVNPILMEELSKFLNVGKDNIIVGGDGADEIIDTIFRTFVDDGDEVIIPIPTFTQYRVSATIHNAKIKYAKYDKEKDFKLDVDSVLNNITDKTKVIFLCTPNNPTGNIIDNRDIEKIINETDALVVIDHAYIEYAKKEYDWTQKAPEYDNVIVLRTFSKVFGLAGMRVGYGVGNKKIINYMMRVKPIFSLTRLSQVCAITALRDREFFERCVKDGIKSREMLYNGLKKFKDIKVYPSEANYLLVELKTMKSKEFCEELLKRGVIVRDCSSFDGLGDNYVRVSIGTFEEIKKFLKILKEIIN
- a CDS encoding alanine--glyoxylate aminotransferase family protein gives rise to the protein MKLEATKKLLMIPGPTMVPPEVLNAMAMPVIGHRTKEYGMLLKDTIEKLKKVFITENDTFLITGSGTAAMDMAISNIIKKGDKILNIVTGNFGERFANIVKAYKGEAIRLDVEWGDMAEPEAVKEILDKYDDIKAVTVVHNETSTGARNPIKEIGKVVKDYDALYIVDTISSLGGDYVNVDEFHIDICVTGSQKCLAAPPGMAAITVSEKAWEVIKKNEEKVGFYLDLLAYKKYYEEKKQTPYTPSVNLTYAMNVALDLVLEEGIENRVKRHERLAKATRDGLEAMGIELFAKKRARSITVTSAKYPEGIDDKKFREILSEKYNIVVAGGQKHLAGKIFRIGHMGICGEKEILGTLACVELALKELGFEVKESGVEVAKEVLLKN
- the rbcL gene encoding type III ribulose-bisphosphate carboxylase; amino-acid sequence: MDYINLEYVPTEDDLLSCMIIKGDNLKKLANEIAGESSIGTWTKVQTMKSEIYEKLKPNVYEIKELKEENGYKVGLIKIAYPLYDFEINNMPGVLAGIAGNIFGMKIVKGLRILDYRFPKKFVKEYKGPRYGIEGVRETLKIKERPLLGTIVKPKVGLKTEEHAKVAYDAWIGGVDLVKDDENLTSQEFNKFENRVYKTLEMRDKAEEETGERKAYMPNITAPYREMIRRAEICEDAGSEYVMVDVVVTGFSAVQSFREEDFNFIIHGHRAMHAAITRSKDFGISMLVLAKIYRLLGIDQLHIGTVVGKMEGGEKEVKAIRDEIIYNEVKKDDENIFFDQDWVNIKPMFPVSSGGVHPRLVPKIVEILGRDLIIQAGGGIHGHPDGTVAGAKAMRAAIEAVMENKPLEEKAEEIPELKKALEYWK
- a CDS encoding methyltransferase domain-containing protein, with translation MNYLTSKIAKEILNSKEDELFINLDLNKTDKKEKIIIDRKNEVVKFPEGNISFEILKKIAKDEGHIYFIKDGNVFKAAISNNGYYKLVPTIPPTIEINGIRMHRTKEVDPYQDTLNKINSVKVKKGEKVLDTCMGLGYTAIEAYKRGAKVITIEKNPNVLELAKINPYSEELFKGDIKIILGDAFDVIKTFDNEEFDVVIHDPPRFSLAGHLYSEEFYKEIFRVLKPGGRLFHYVGNPGKKYRGKDLQKGVMDRLRKVGFIKVKRVPEALGVVAIKPKEKETEKI